A window of Magnolia sinica isolate HGM2019 chromosome 13, MsV1, whole genome shotgun sequence genomic DNA:
TTCTCATCAAATTTGAAAAGTTCCCATGGACTCCTCTCAAGGAAGATTGGTTAGCATAGGCTGCTTCgccaatgaagaagaaagtgaaaaagGTCTGTTGTGGCTAGAGCGAGATGTTTGCATGGAAACATGATAAAACAAGAGATGCTTAGGTTGTCTGAGTCCGATTTGATGTTATGGTATAAGAAAACAGGTGAAAGAGAAGGCGAATATTATTGCAGAGCACTGCAATAAAGGGAAGTTTTAGATGGTCGCAATGGCACCACACCAAGTTAACATTTCTCAAATGACGAATCATGTAAGCTATTTGAAGAGAAAGCAGGTGATATGGTTGATGACCCTACCTTGCACACCATTGGCAAGGGAGGTTGTCAAAGAATACagcagtcttccgcttgctattACAACACTTGGAGGAGTATCGAGAGGTGTAAGCAATTGTAGGTTGTGGAATAATGCACTATCACAGCTAAAAACATCTGCCCCAAGCAACATCAAAGGCACATGGCATGGCATGGAGGACAACGTACCAGTCTATCAAAGTAAGTACAATCATTTTTCAAGTGAGTTGAAACAAGGATTCTTGATTTGCTACCTGTTTCTTGAAGACTGATATTGATGTGGGTACAATGATCAGATGTTGGAAGGTGGCAAAGGCTTTTTAGAAGACACCAAATTTCTGGA
This region includes:
- the LOC131223492 gene encoding uncharacterized protein LOC131223492; this translates as MVAMAPHQVNISQMTNHVSYLKRKQVIWLMTLPCTPLAREVVKEYSSLPLAITTLGGVSRGVSNCRLWNNALSQLKTSAPSNIKGTWHGMEDNVPVYQNVGRWQRLFRRHQISGGNNKQRAYLD